The following are encoded together in the Bactrocera neohumeralis isolate Rockhampton chromosome 6, APGP_CSIRO_Bneo_wtdbg2-racon-allhic-juicebox.fasta_v2, whole genome shotgun sequence genome:
- the LOC126762423 gene encoding uncharacterized protein LOC126762423, with protein sequence MRSSGLKSVSCSLAMLSLVIILCLCATEIAAAPYQELPPRAGHVPVYIREGDQPLSEIHPGLAEAFHEVAALTQKIEDKKSETAKDDTVSDSKDEKAAPVTEPEPTESDIASFDVIKGIESQNESAAKNDETKDEPDQSKNADKKEV encoded by the exons ATGAGGTCAAGCGGTCTGAAAAGTGTGTCGTGCTCGCTGGCGATGCTGAGTTTGGTCATCATCCTCTGCCTCTGCGCGACGGAAATTG CTGCGGCACCCTATCAAGAGTTACCACCGCGAGCTGGTCACGTGCCAGTTTATATACGCGAAGGTGACCAACCACTAAGTGAAATTCATCCTGGCTTAGCTGAAGCGTTCCATGAAGTGGCAGCACTCACTCAGAAGATTGAG GATAAAAAGTCCGAAACAGCCAAGGATGACACAGTGAGTGACTCCAAGGACGAGAAAGCAGCACCTGTGACTGAGCCCGAGCCAACCGAGAGTGACATAGCATCCTTTGATGTGATCAAAGGTATTGAAAGCCAAAACGAATCAGCCGCGAAAAATGATGAGACAAAAGACGAACCAGATCAAAGCAAGAATGCTGATAAGAAGGAAGTATAA